A stretch of Suncus etruscus isolate mSunEtr1 chromosome 9, mSunEtr1.pri.cur, whole genome shotgun sequence DNA encodes these proteins:
- the LOC126017734 gene encoding olfactory receptor 10W1-like codes for MTWENHSLWLEFVFLSYPTKPHLRVLTFLGVTLVYIFVITGNALIMGAIWTETRLHMPMYYMLGSLSGIEVCYTAVVVPHMMANILQSDRTIGLLACATQMTFLIGLGSADCFLLAAMAYDRYAAICHPLQYPLIMTLTLCGRLVVASVTVGLFLSFQLAVFIFSLPFCQVRGIQHFFCDIPPLMCLLCSNSHIHELSVLVAATLAIAVPFFLIAASYAFIVNAVLKIKSAAGRQRAFSTCSSHLMVVLLQYGCCAFMYLRPKSSFNPKKDQFVSLIYIFGTPLLNPLIYTLRNNEMKGTLGKILSRKCHLRNN; via the coding sequence ATGACCTGGGAAAACCATTCACTGTGGTTGGAATTTGTGTTCCTATCCTATCCCACCAAACCACACCTGCGTGTCCTGACCTTCCTAGGAGTCACGCTGGTTTATATTTTTGTCATCACTGGCAATGCCCTCATCATGGGGGCCATCTGGACAGAAACTCGCCTACACATGCCCATGTACTATATGTTGGGCTCCCTCTCTGGGATTGAAGTGTGCTACACCGCAGTGGTGGTGCCACACATGATGGCCAATATCCTGCAGTCTGATAGGACCATTGGCCTCCTGGCCTGTGCCACTCAGATGACTTTCTTAATCGGCCTTGGCAGTGCTGACTGCTTCCTCTTGGCTGccatggcctatgaccgctatgCTGCCATTTGCCACCCCTTGCAATACCCTCTCATCATGACTTTAACACTCTGTGGACGCTTGGTGGTGGCCTCTGTAACTGTTGGCTTGTTCTTGTCCTTTCAACTGGCTGTCTTCATCTTCTCTCTGCCATTTTGCCAGGTACGAGGTATCCAGCACTTCTTCTGCGATATTCCACCCTTGATGTGTTTGCTTTGTTCCAACAGTCACATCCATGAGCTCTCCGTTTTGGTGGCAGCCACTCTGGCCATTGCTGTGCCTTTCTTCCTCATTGCAGCCTCCTATGCCTTCATCGTGAATGCTGTGCTCAAGATCAAGTCTGCAGCTGGCCGCCAGCGGGCCTTCTCCACCTGCTCCTCCCACCTCATGGTGGTCTTGCTGCAGTATGGCTGTTGCGCATTCATGTACCTGCGCCCCAAATCCAGCTTTAACCCCAAGAAAGATCAGTTTGTCTCACTAATATACATATTTGGAACCCCACTGCTCAACCCTCTTATCTATACCCTAAGGAATAATGAGATGAAAGGGACGCTAGGAAAAATTCTTAGCAGGAAATGTCACCTCCGGAACAACTAG
- the LOC126017710 gene encoding olfactory receptor 5B12-like: protein MNWMENNSQATEFILVGLTDATEMQIPLFIVFTLIYFITLVGNLGMILLILLDSRLHTPMYFFLSNLSLVDCVYSSAVTPKVMVGFLIGENIISFNACAAQMFFFAAFATIESFLLASMAFDRHAAVCNPLHYTTTMTSSVCASLVTGCYICGLLQSSIHVGFTFHLSFCRSNVVNHFFCDIPALLSLSCSDIATNEIVLFTLAAFNVLFTLFVILSSYLFIFLAILRMHSAEGRKKAFSTCASHLTTVSIFYGTIIFMYLQPNSSHSMDTDKMASVFYTMVIPMLNPVVYSLRNKEVKSAFSKVYGKAMFSLGSAF, encoded by the coding sequence ATGAACTGGATGGAGAACAATTCTCAAGCGACTGAATTCATTCTTGTGGGATTAACAGACGCCACAGAGATGCAGATCCCTTTGTTCATTGTCTTTACTTTAATTTACTTCATCACTCTGGTTGGGAACCTGGGAATGATCCTGTTGATCCTGTTGGACTCTCGTCTCCACACTCCCATGTACTTTTTTCTCAGCAACCTCTCCCTGGTGGACTGTGTTTATTCTTCGGCTGTCACTCCCAAGGTGATGGTGGGATTTCTCATAGGAGAAAACATCATCTCCTTCAATGCATGTGCTGCACAAATGTTCTTCTTTGCAGCCTTTGCCACTATTGAGAGTTTTCTCCTGGCCTCAATGGCTTTCGATCGTCATGCAGCAGTGTGCAACCCATTGCATTATACCACCACCATGACAAGTTCTGTGTGTGCCTCATTGGTCACTGGATGCTACATATGTGGACTCTTGCAATCTTCTATCCATGTTGGCTTTACTTTCCACCTCTCCTTCTGTCGTTCCAATGTGGTTAATCACTTTTTCTGTGACATTCCTGCACTGTTATCCCTCTCTTGCTCTGACATCGCCACAAATGAGATTGTACTTTTCACATTGGCAGCTTTCAATGTCCTTTTCACTCTCTTTGTAATCTTGAGCTCTTAcctcttcatttttcttgctATCCTGAGAATGCACTCagctgaaggaagaaagaaggcctTCTCCACTTGTGCTTCCCACCTAACCACTGTTTCCATCTTCTATGGGACAATCATTTTCATGTACTTACAACCCAATTCCAGCCATTCCATGGACACAGACAAAATGGCGTCTGTATTCTATACTATGGTCATCCCCATGCTAAACCCTGTGGTCTACAGCCTGAGAAACAAAGAAGTCAAGAGTGCATTCAGTAAGGTATATGGAAAAGCAATGTTCTCATTGGGCTCAgccttttaa